In Procambarus clarkii isolate CNS0578487 chromosome 5, FALCON_Pclarkii_2.0, whole genome shotgun sequence, the following are encoded in one genomic region:
- the LOC138351978 gene encoding uncharacterized protein, with product MEVTDIVLESALALVYMVTMVMESALALVYMVTMVLESALALVYMVTMVLESALALVYMVTMVLESALALVYMVTMVLESALAPVYMVTMVLESALALVYMVTMVLESALALVYMVTMVLESALAPVYMVTMVLEGALAPVYMVTMVLEGALALVYMVTMVLESGLALVYMVTMVLEGALALVYMVTMVLESALALVYMVTMVLESALALVYMVTMVLESALALVYMVTMVLESALALVYMVTMVLESALALVYMVTMVMESALALVYMVTMVLEGALALVYMVTMVLESALALVYMVTMVLESALALVYMVTMVLESALALVYMVTMVLESALALVYMVTMVLESALALVYMVTMVLESALALVYMVTMVLESALAPVYMVTMVLESALALVYMVTTVLEGALALVYMVTMVLESALALVYMVTMVLESALALVYMVTMVLESALALVYMVTMVLESALAPVYMVTMVLESALALVYMVTMVLESALALVYMVTMVLESALALVYMVTMVLESALALVYMVRMVLESALALVYMVTMVLESALALVYRVTMVLESALALVYMVTMVLESALALVYMVTMVLESALALVYMVTRVLESALAPVYMVTMVLEGALVLVYMVTMVLESALAPVYMVTMVLESALALVYMVTMVLESALALVYMVTMVLESALALVYMVTMVLESALALVYMVTMVLESALALVSTVTMVLESVLALVYIVTMVLESVLALVSTVTMVLESVLALVSTVTMVLESVLALVYIVIMVLESVLALVYTVTMVSESVLALVYIVTMVLESVLALVHIISVMLEFLT from the coding sequence ATGGAAGTCactgatatagtgttggagagtgccTTGGCTCTTGTTTACATGGTTACAATGGTGATGGAGAGTGCCTTGGCTCTTGTTTACATGGTTACAATGGTGTTGGAGAGTGCCTTGGCTCTTGTTTACATGGTTACAATGGTGTTGGAGAGTGCCTTGGCTCTTGTTTACATGGTTACAATGGTGTTGGAGAGTGCCTTGGCTCTTGTTTACATGGTTACAATGGTGTTGGAGAGCGCCTTGGCTCCTGTTTACATGGTTACAATGGTGTTGGAGAGTGCCTTGGCTCTTGTTTACATGGTTACAATGGTGTTGGAGAGTGCCTTGGCTCTTGTTTACATGGTTACAATGGTGTTGGAGAGCGCCTTGGCTCCTGTTTACATGGTTACAATGGTGTTGGAGGGTGCCTTGGCTCCTGTTTACATGGTTACAATGGTGTTGGAGGGTGCCTTGGCTCTTGTTTACATGGTTACAATGGTGTTGGAGAGTGGCTTGGCTCTTGTTTACATGGTTACAATGGTGTTGGAGGGTGCCTTGGCTCTTGTTTACATGGTTACAATGGTGTTGGAGAGTGCCTTGGCTCTTGTTTACATGGTTACAATGGTGTTGGAGAGTGCCTTGGCTCTTGTTTACATGGTTACAATGGTGTTGGAGAGTGCCTTGGCTCTTGTTTACATGGTTACAATGGTGTTGGAGAGTGCCTTGGCTCTTGTTTACATGGTTACAATGGTGTTGGAGAGTGCCTTGGCTCTTGTTTACATGGTTACAATGGTGATGGAGAGTGCCTTGGCTCTTGTTTACATGGTTACAATGGTGTTGGAGGGTGCCTTGGCTCTTGTTTACATGGTTACAATGGTGTTGGAGAGTGCCTTGGCTCTTGTTTACATGGTTACAATGGTGTTGGAGAGTGCCTTGGCTCTTGTTTACATGGTTACAATGGTGTTGGAGAGTGCCTTGGCTCTTGTTTACATGGTTACAATGGTGTTGGAGAGTGCCTTGGCTCTTGTTTACATGGTTACAATGGTGTTGGAGAGTGCCTTGGCTCTTGTTTACATGGTTACAATGGTGTTGGAGAGTGCCTTGGCTCTTGTTTACATGGTTACAATGGTGTTGGAGAGTGCCTTGGCTCCTGTTTACATGGTTACAATGGTGTTGGAGAGTGCCTTGGCTCTTGTTTACATGGTTACAACGGTGTTGGAGGGTGCCTTGGCTCTTGTTTACATGGTTACAATGGTGTTGGAGAGTGCCTTGGCTCTTGTTTACATGGTTACAATGGTGTTGGAGAGTGCCTTGGCTCTTGTTTACATGGTTACAATGGTGTTGGAGAGTGCCTTGGCTCTTGTTTACATGGTTACAATGGTGTTGGAGAGTGCCTTGGCTCCTGTTTACATGGTTACAATGGTGTTGGAGAGTGCCTTGGCTCTTGTTTACATGGTTACAATGGTGTTGGAGAGTGCCTTGGCTCTTGTTTACATGGTTACAATGGTGTTGGAGAGTGCCTTGGCTCTTGTTTACATGGTTACAATGGTGTTGGAGAGTGCCTTGGCTCTTGTTTACATGGTTAGAATGGTGTTGGAGAGTGCCTTGGCTCTTGTTTACATGGTTACAATGGTGTTGGAGAGTGCCTTGGCTCTTGTTTACAGGGTTACAATGGTGTTGGAGAGTGCCTTGGCTCTTGTTTACATGGTTACAATGGTGTTGGAGAGTGCCTTGGCTCTTGTTTACATGGTTACAATGGTGTTGGAGAGTGCCTTGGCTCTTGTTTACATGGTTACAAGGGTGTTGGAGAGTGCCTTGGCTCCTGTTTACATGGTTACAATGGTGTTGGAGGGTGCCTTGGTTCTTGTTTACATGGTTACAATGGTGTTGGAGAGTGCCTTGGCTCCTGTTTACATGGTTACAATGGTGTTGGAGAGTGCCTTGGCTCTTGTTTACATGGTTACAATGGTGTTGGAGAGTGCCTTGGCTCTTGTTTACATGGTTACAATGGTGTTGGAGAGTGCCTTGGCTCTTGTTTACATGGTTACAATGGTGTTGGAGAGTGCCTTGGCTCTTGTTTACATGGTTACAATGGTGTTGGAGAGTGCCTTGGCTCTTGTTTCCACAGTTACAATGGTGTTGGAGAGTGTCCTGGCTCTTGTTTACATAGTTACAATGGTGTTGGAGAGTGTCCTTGCTCTTGTTTCCACAGTTACAATGGTGTTGGAGAGTGTCCTGGCTCTTGTTTCCACAGTTACAATGGTGTTGGAGAGTGTCCTGGCTCTTGTTTACATAGTTATAATGGTGTTGGAGAGTGTCCTGGCTCTTGTTTACACAGTTACAATGGTGTCGGAGAGTGTCCTGGCTCTTGTTTACATAGTTACAATGGTGTTGGAGAGTGTCCTGGCTCTTGTTCACATCATCTCTGTCATGTTAGAgttcctaacatga